From one Trifolium pratense cultivar HEN17-A07 linkage group LG1, ARS_RC_1.1, whole genome shotgun sequence genomic stretch:
- the LOC123903171 gene encoding uncharacterized protein LOC123903171 isoform X2: protein MRRNNSNSGNYRNPCITMHQPWASLLVYGIKRIEGRSWPAPITGRLWIHAAGKVPDESTIKAMEYFYKEIYALNGITDLNFPQHYPVSRLLGCVEVVGCLTRDELSCWEMVPEAVRLEALTDYCWLCERPQKLLIPFEMRGYQGVYNLERKIYEAAVRGLAPVDSPLPVKFPLPDPSDPFSLKPGRVSALARNLKATEVDQSSSIGLAIAGARAAATQFSKKDYNSQSTDRNNKPVTANANHEEPQVSYNLRSHRRITEKDNIPYTELNEKFDDCGISSDHEVKGSSKVNEGSSWHHHPPHADRRQHFQPSTKGVLVYRPKINSDKNEENSTHHQSSSAEADLRQHSQPPPRLN, encoded by the exons ATGAGAAGAAACAATTCAAATTCAGGGAATTATCGGAATCCATGTATAACTATGCACCAACCTTGGGCTTCTCTTCTCGTTTACGGTATCAAACGCATCGAGGGAAGATCATGGCCTGCTCCTATCACAG GTCGTCTTTGGATTCATGCTGCTGGTAAAGTTCCTGATGAGTCTACTATCAAAGCAATGGAATATTTTTACAAGGAAATTTATGCACTTAATGGGATTACTGATCTCAATTTTCCTCAACATTACCCTGTTTCTAGGCTTTTgg GATGTGTTGAAGTTGTTGGCTGCTTAACTCGTGATGAGCTATCATGCTGGGAGATGGTTCCTGAAGCG GTAAGGCTGGAAGCGCTAACTGATTATTGTTGGTTGTGTGAACGGCCACAG AAATTGTTGATTCCGTTTGAGATGCGAGGTTACCAAGGCGTTTATAACTTGGAAAGAAAG ATTTATGAAGCTGCAGTTAGAGGGTTGGCTCCTGTTGATAGCCCATTGCCAGTGAAATTCCCGCTTCCTGATCCATCTGACCCATTTTCCCTAAAGCCGGGCCGTGTCTCTGCACTTGCTCGTAATTTAAAAGCAACTGAAGTGGACCAGTCATCAAGTATAGGTCTGGCCATAGCTGGGGCACGTGCGGCAGCTACTCAGTTCTCAAAGAAGGATTATAATTCCCAAAGCACTGACCGAAACAATAAACCTGTCACAGCGAATGCTAATCATGAGGAGCCACAAGTATCCTATAATTTACGATCACATCGCAGGATTACAGAAAAGGATAATATTCCATACACTGAGTTAAATGAGAAATTTGATGATTGTGGCATCTCGTCAGATCATGAAGTGAAAGGCAGTAGTAAAGTGAACGAGGGAAGTAGCTGGCACCATCATCCACCTCATGCTGACAGGAGACAACATTTTCAGCCCTCTACTAAG GGGGTTCTGGTATATAGACCGAAGATAAATTCTGACAAGAATGAGGAAAACAGCACGCACCATCAATCTTCTAGTGCAGAAGCAGATTTGAGACAGCATTCTCAGCCACCACCAAG GTTGAATTGA
- the LOC123903170 gene encoding serine/threonine-protein phosphatase PP1-like, with the protein MEQAVLDDIINRLLEVRSRPGKQVQLSEAEIRQLCGVAREIFLQQPNLLELEAPIKICGDIHGQFSDLLRLFEYGGLPPQANYLFLGDYVDRGKQSLETICLLLAYKIKYPENFFLLRGNHECASINRIYGFYDECKRRFNVRIWKVFTECFNCLPVAALIDEKILCMHGGLSPDLNSLDQIRNLQRPTDVPDTGLLCDLLWSDPSKEVQGWGMNDRGVSYTFGADKVSEFLQKHDLDLICRAHQVVEDGYEFFANRQLVTIFSAPNYCGEFDNAGAMMSVDETLMCSFQILKPADKKPKLNFGSTTTAKPGNSPAGVKSFLGTKV; encoded by the exons ATGGAACAAGCAGTTTTGGATGACATAATCAATCGACTCCTTGAAGTTCGTAGCCGTCCGGGGAAGCAGGTCCAGCTGTCGGAGGCGGAGATCCGGCAGTTATGTGGTGTTGCTAGAGAAATTTTCTTGCAGCAACCTAATTTATTGGAACTTGAAGCACCTATTAAGATTTGTG GCGACATACATGGTCAATTTTCCGATCTTCTAAGGCTTTTTGAGTATGGTGGATTACCTCCTCAGGCCAACTACTTGTTTTTGGGTGATTATGTGGATCGAGGGAAGCAAAGTTTAGAAACAATATGCCTTCTCCtagcatataaaataaaatatcctgagaatttttttcttttaagggGAAACCACGAATGTGCTTCTATTAACCGTATTTATGGATTTTATGATGAGTGTAAAAGAAGGTTCAATGTAAGGATATGGAAGGTGTTTACGGAATGCTTCAATTGCCTACCTGTGGCAGCTCTCATTGATGAAAAGATTTTGTGTATGCATGGCGGACTTTCTCCTGACTTAAATAGTTTGGATCAGATTAGAAATCTACAGCGACCGACTGATGTGCCTGATACAGGTTTGCTTTGCGATCTCCTATGGTCAGATCCTAGCAAAGAAGTTCAAGGTTGGGGAATGAATGACAGGGGAGTATCATATACATTTGGTGCTGATAAGGTCTCAGAGTTTCTTCAGAAACATGATTTGGATCTTATTTGTCGAGCTCATCAG GTAGTGGAGGATGGATATGAGTTCTTTGCTAACCGTCAGCTTGTAACAATATTTTCGGCGCCTAATTACTGTGGGGAGTTTGACAATGCCGGTGCTATGATGAGTGTTGATGAGACACTAATGTGCTCTTTCCAAATATTAAAGCCAGCTGATAAAAAACCAAAGCTCAATTTCGGAAGTACAACCACTGCTAAACCAGGAAACTCTCCAGCAGGTGTAAAG TCCTTCCTTGGTACAAAAGTATGA
- the LOC123903171 gene encoding uncharacterized protein LOC123903171 isoform X1 → MRRNNSNSGNYRNPCITMHQPWASLLVYGIKRIEGRSWPAPITGRLWIHAAGKVPDESTIKAMEYFYKEIYALNGITDLNFPQHYPVSRLLGCVEVVGCLTRDELSCWEMVPEAVRLEALTDYCWLCERPQKLLIPFEMRGYQGVYNLERKIYEAAVRGLAPVDSPLPVKFPLPDPSDPFSLKPGRVSALARNLKATEVDQSSSIGLAIAGARAAATQFSKKDYNSQSTDRNNKPVTANANHEEPQVSYNLRSHRRITEKDNIPYTELNEKFDDCGISSDHEVKGSSKVNEGSSWHHHPPHADRRQHFQPSTKGVLVYRPKINSDKNEENSTHHQSSSAEADLRQHSQPPPRFLPRR, encoded by the exons ATGAGAAGAAACAATTCAAATTCAGGGAATTATCGGAATCCATGTATAACTATGCACCAACCTTGGGCTTCTCTTCTCGTTTACGGTATCAAACGCATCGAGGGAAGATCATGGCCTGCTCCTATCACAG GTCGTCTTTGGATTCATGCTGCTGGTAAAGTTCCTGATGAGTCTACTATCAAAGCAATGGAATATTTTTACAAGGAAATTTATGCACTTAATGGGATTACTGATCTCAATTTTCCTCAACATTACCCTGTTTCTAGGCTTTTgg GATGTGTTGAAGTTGTTGGCTGCTTAACTCGTGATGAGCTATCATGCTGGGAGATGGTTCCTGAAGCG GTAAGGCTGGAAGCGCTAACTGATTATTGTTGGTTGTGTGAACGGCCACAG AAATTGTTGATTCCGTTTGAGATGCGAGGTTACCAAGGCGTTTATAACTTGGAAAGAAAG ATTTATGAAGCTGCAGTTAGAGGGTTGGCTCCTGTTGATAGCCCATTGCCAGTGAAATTCCCGCTTCCTGATCCATCTGACCCATTTTCCCTAAAGCCGGGCCGTGTCTCTGCACTTGCTCGTAATTTAAAAGCAACTGAAGTGGACCAGTCATCAAGTATAGGTCTGGCCATAGCTGGGGCACGTGCGGCAGCTACTCAGTTCTCAAAGAAGGATTATAATTCCCAAAGCACTGACCGAAACAATAAACCTGTCACAGCGAATGCTAATCATGAGGAGCCACAAGTATCCTATAATTTACGATCACATCGCAGGATTACAGAAAAGGATAATATTCCATACACTGAGTTAAATGAGAAATTTGATGATTGTGGCATCTCGTCAGATCATGAAGTGAAAGGCAGTAGTAAAGTGAACGAGGGAAGTAGCTGGCACCATCATCCACCTCATGCTGACAGGAGACAACATTTTCAGCCCTCTACTAAG GGGGTTCTGGTATATAGACCGAAGATAAATTCTGACAAGAATGAGGAAAACAGCACGCACCATCAATCTTCTAGTGCAGAAGCAGATTTGAGACAGCATTCTCAGCCACCACCAAG ATTTTTGCCACGACGTTGA